In Candidatus Contubernalis alkalaceticus, the following proteins share a genomic window:
- a CDS encoding recombinase family protein, protein MTKAVAYTRFSSDNQREESIEAQMKSIKEYADRNNITIIREYKDEAMTGTTDKRPAFQQMIKDSAGGLFSLALVHKGNRFARNRIESAINKYALKQNGVKVIAVAEDFGDGHHAVLMESVLEGLAEFYSLELAAETMKGLLVNADKCLYNGGWVLYGYKVNDERKYEIEPEEAKIVREIFDRVHNGWSYGKIIQDFKIRGILRRGKHWNKNTIYDMLKNERYTGVYIYNETPRKVNDKRNNRIKKENDEVVRIPGGMPVIISKETFNRVQGILRGRVRPRGRKNTYILTGLIECGSCGAAYVGTNSYCDKKEYLWYECSGKKRRGNCESKGRIRKEVLEEAAVNYIVQQTEELDPEEFTREYNAFLDMFTEGAFERIHSINKELKEISVKVDRLLDAIEAGVDVKSRLKAHTERKQLLQETLRKAEVEKLAQYVTPEQVQALIDMFDPRKAETEEEKKAVIHRIIKKIIIRGKGEDAEFHTVWDPSDTAYVASPTPYLCALFADIIRDELLTR, encoded by the coding sequence ATGACCAAGGCCGTCGCCTACACCCGATTCTCCTCAGACAACCAGCGAGAAGAATCAATAGAGGCCCAGATGAAATCCATAAAAGAATATGCTGACCGGAACAATATAACCATTATCCGGGAATACAAAGATGAAGCCATGACCGGCACAACAGATAAGCGCCCTGCCTTCCAGCAGATGATTAAAGACTCAGCTGGGGGCCTCTTCTCCCTTGCCCTGGTCCACAAGGGAAACCGTTTTGCCCGGAACCGCATTGAAAGCGCTATCAACAAGTATGCCCTTAAGCAAAATGGAGTGAAGGTAATTGCTGTAGCGGAAGACTTTGGAGATGGCCACCATGCAGTTTTGATGGAATCCGTCCTGGAAGGCCTTGCTGAGTTCTATTCCCTGGAGCTGGCGGCGGAGACCATGAAGGGTCTTCTGGTCAATGCAGACAAGTGTCTTTACAATGGAGGATGGGTTCTCTACGGCTACAAAGTAAATGATGAAAGAAAATATGAAATTGAACCGGAAGAAGCAAAAATAGTCCGGGAAATCTTTGACAGAGTTCATAATGGGTGGTCTTACGGTAAAATAATTCAGGACTTTAAAATTCGTGGTATCTTACGGCGGGGCAAACATTGGAACAAAAATACCATCTACGACATGCTTAAAAATGAGCGCTATACCGGTGTTTATATATATAATGAAACCCCCAGGAAGGTTAATGATAAGCGAAATAATCGAATTAAAAAAGAAAACGATGAAGTAGTCCGAATTCCCGGAGGCATGCCAGTAATAATTTCAAAGGAAACTTTCAACAGAGTTCAAGGTATTTTACGGGGGAGAGTCCGTCCTCGGGGACGGAAGAACACATATATTCTCACAGGCCTAATAGAATGCGGAAGCTGCGGAGCTGCATATGTAGGCACCAATTCATACTGTGATAAAAAAGAATACCTTTGGTATGAGTGCAGCGGAAAAAAGCGCCGGGGTAACTGTGAAAGTAAGGGCAGAATCCGAAAAGAAGTTCTTGAAGAAGCTGCTGTTAATTATATTGTCCAGCAGACCGAGGAATTGGACCCAGAAGAGTTTACCAGGGAATATAATGCTTTCCTTGACATGTTTACGGAAGGAGCATTTGAGAGGATTCATAGCATTAACAAAGAGCTAAAAGAAATATCCGTTAAAGTGGACAGACTGCTGGACGCCATCGAAGCTGGCGTAGATGTAAAGAGCCGGCTTAAGGCTCATACAGAACGGAAACAGCTCCTTCAGGAAACACTGAGAAAGGCAGAAGTAGAAAAACTTGCCCAGTATGTTACCCCCGAACAAGTGCAGGCGTTAATAGACATGTTTGATCCCAGAAAAGCAGAAACTGAAGAAGAAAAAAAAGCGGTTATACACCGCATTATTAAAAAAATCATTATTCGGGGAAAAGGTGAAGATGCCGAATTTCACACGGTTTGGGACCCTTCGGATACCGCTTATGTCGCCTCCCCGACACCATATTTATGCGCACTATTTGCGGATATAATCCGTGATGAACTTTTAACCCGTTAA
- a CDS encoding TIGR04255 family protein, which translates to MAAFSLENLFVDRAIIDIQYPDSLNFNEVKGEIVNKIQDIFPIYNVQPNNSISFTNPEKATNLSLSINRIGLDTEPDNINSFISSSKIIIEILLDLLKPTKIKRIGIRFFLIKQFRDMDEADKFLKSKLIKTSSLPKELKEAKHRTQLTFYIKKEYQVNIRLLSGAHQRINIKDSKIMQDIKIEGLIIDGDFFYENINVKKALEFINNVKNYIESDICYFLNYL; encoded by the coding sequence GTGGCAGCGTTTTCTTTGGAAAACTTATTTGTTGATAGAGCAATAATTGATATACAATATCCAGACTCTCTCAATTTTAACGAAGTAAAGGGTGAAATAGTAAATAAAATACAAGATATTTTTCCTATATATAACGTGCAACCTAATAATTCCATATCTTTTACCAACCCTGAAAAGGCAACAAATTTAAGCCTATCCATTAATCGAATTGGCCTTGACACAGAACCAGATAACATTAACTCGTTTATAAGTAGCTCAAAAATAATTATTGAAATATTACTTGATTTATTGAAACCCACAAAAATTAAAAGAATAGGCATTCGTTTTTTTCTTATTAAGCAATTTAGAGATATGGATGAAGCGGATAAATTTTTAAAATCAAAATTAATAAAAACTTCAAGTCTACCAAAAGAATTAAAGGAAGCAAAACATCGTACTCAACTTACCTTTTATATAAAGAAAGAATATCAGGTAAATATAAGATTACTTTCCGGTGCACATCAAAGAATTAATATTAAAGATTCAAAAATAATGCAAGATATAAAAATTGAAGGACTAATTATTGATGGAGATTTTTTTTATGAAAATATTAATGTTAAGAAAGCACTAGAATTTATTAATAATGTTAAAAACTATATTGAGTCAGACATTTGTTATTTTTTAAATTATTTATAG
- a CDS encoding DUF4145 domain-containing protein, giving the protein MIIKLDGNVERHNNEESLNMRCPSCRQLGSFKSLLSECIRKHTGQQLIFLGHRVCPNEDCLAHVFIVWDSDRNIMISYPPELLDFDSSNIPPNIINIFEEALICHANKTFIASAIMVRRTLEELCNDKSAQGENLKEKIIALGNKVIIPSELLEGLDNLRLLGNDAAHVEAQIYQNIGKEEVELAIDVTKEVLKAVYQYASLVKRLNDLKK; this is encoded by the coding sequence ATGATTATAAAATTAGATGGAAACGTTGAAAGGCATAATAATGAAGAATCTTTAAATATGCGTTGTCCTTCTTGTCGTCAATTGGGCTCGTTCAAATCTTTATTATCTGAATGTATAAGAAAACATACTGGACAACAATTAATTTTCCTAGGCCACAGAGTTTGTCCAAATGAAGATTGTTTAGCACATGTATTTATAGTATGGGACAGTGATCGTAATATAATGATATCTTACCCTCCTGAACTTCTGGATTTCGATTCAAGTAACATTCCGCCTAATATAATAAATATCTTTGAAGAAGCATTAATTTGTCATGCGAATAAAACTTTTATTGCGAGTGCTATAATGGTTAGACGAACTTTAGAAGAACTTTGTAATGATAAAAGCGCACAAGGTGAGAACTTAAAAGAAAAAATAATTGCTTTAGGCAATAAAGTAATCATACCCAGTGAGTTATTAGAGGGTTTAGATAATCTTAGATTATTAGGTAATGATGCTGCACATGTTGAAGCCCAAATTTATCAAAATATCGGGAAAGAAGAAGTTGAACTGGCCATAGATGTAACCAAGGAAGTATTAAAAGCAGTATACCAGTATGCTTCTTTAGTTAAAAGATTAAATGATCTTAAAAAATAA